A segment of the Streptomyces sp. NBC_01235 genome:
CCATGGAGCAGATCGCGGAGGAGGCAGGAGTGGCCAGAACGACCGTGCACCGGCGGTTCGCCAACCGCCAGGCCCTCATCGAAGCACTCGCCGCCTCGGCGAAGCGACAGCTCCTGGAGGGCGTAGAAGACGCCCACATGGACACCGCCCCACCCCTCGTGGCACTCCACCGCGTCACGGCGAACGTACTGCGGATCAAGAGCGCCTGGCCGTTCACCCTCGGCCACCCCCTCGCCGACTCCCCCCTCACGGCGGTGATCTGGTCCGAGGTCAACGCCGGTGCCCTCGAGTTCTTCGCCCGGGCCCAGCACGAAGGGCTCCTCGCCCCGGACACGGATCTCATGTGGGCGCGGCGGGTCTACTACGCCCTCGTCGACGAGGCCCAGCACGGAGGCGGCGCGGATCTCGACCCGGACCAGGTCCGGCAGAACGCGGACGCACTGGCAACACTCGTCGTCGACACGTTTCTGCGCGGGACGGGACCCCACAGCTGAACCGCCCGGCCGGCAGCTCCCATCCCGTCTTGCCCTCCGCCGCCGACCGTACGATCGTGGACAGTGCCCCGGCACAGGGCAGAAGGGCCAGGTGCGCCATGCCTCGCACCGACGGGCAGTCCGGCCGACGCATACGGCGGCTGGACGAGGCCCACCCCGTCGAGTCCGTGACCATCGCGGTGACGGACGGGGACACACGCGTGGCCTACTGGAGTCGCGAGGCCCAGGAGCTTCTCGGATACACCTCCGCGGAGATCATCGGCCGGCCCCTGGACGACCTGCTCTCCGCCGACGGTACGACGCTGCGGCATCGCGACGGCAGCCTGCTGGACACACAGGTCCACCTGAGCCCGTTGCTCGGCGCCACGCAGCAGCAGAGCTTCCTCGTGACGACCATTGCGTCACCGGGCACGGGGAAGCTGCAGGACCTCATGTGGTGGCTGCTGGAGCAGCAGTCCCCGGCTCTGTCGATCTACGACCGTGAGGGCAGGCTGCTGTGGTCCAACGAGGCCGCACGGCAGGCGGTGGGCCTCGCCCAGAGCGAAGTCCGCGGCCGACGTCCGACCGAAGTCCTCCAGGGGCCCGCGTTCGAGGAGTTGGAGCGCAGGATCCTCAGGGTCGGCGAGACCGGCGAGCCGGAATACACCGAACTCGTCGTGGCACTCCCGCGGGAACCCAGGGCGCATGCCTGGACCGCGGACGTCTTCCCGCTCAAGGACGCGGGCGGCCGGGTGCACGCGGTGGGCCTGGTGGGCAACGACTACTCCGAACAGCACCAGAGCCGTGAGCGCATGGCCCTGCTCAGCGAGGCCAGGACCCGCATCGGCGCGAGCCTGGACGTGGCGGGCACCGCCCAGGAACTCGTCGACGTGACCGTGACGGTCTCCCACTTCGCCGACTTCGTCAGCGTGGATCTGCTGGAGGACGTCTTCCGTGGCGCGCTGCCCGGCCCCGGTCCCCGCACAGGACCCCTCTCGCTGCGACGGGCGGCGCAGGGCGGCGTCCGCCCTCTCCCGCCCGACGCCGCCCCTGCTGTCGGGGCGATCCATGCCCATCCGCAGTCGTCCCCCATCGTCCGCTGCCAGGTCACCGGCCGTACCGTGCTGGCCTATATACAGGACCCCGACATCGAGCGCTGGCTCGCCAAGAACCCCGTCCACGCGGCGTACGCCCACGCCCTCGGAACGCACTCCCTGCTCGCGGTGCCCGTCCGGGCCCGCGGCGTGATCCTCGGCACTGCTCTCTTCCTCAGGCACGCCGCCTCGCCCGACCCTTTCACCTCCGACGACGTGACCGTCATCGAGGACCTGGTGGCCAAGGCCGCCGTCTGCCTGGACAACGCCCGCCGCTTCACCCACGAACGCGGCATCGCACTGGCGCTCCAGCGGTCCCTCCTGCCGGGGAGGCCGACCCTCCACCCTGCGGTGGAGACGGCGTCCCGCTATGTGCCTGCGGGCGGCAGTGCCGGGGTGGGCGGCGACTGGTTCGACGTGATCCCGCTCCCGGGGGCGCGCGTCGGCCTCGTCGTAGGCGACGTCGTCGGGCACGGCATCAGTGCCTCGGCCACCATGGGCCGCCTGCGCACAGCGGTGCGCACCCTCGCCGACATCGACCTGGCACCCGACGAGCTCCTCACCCACCTCGACGACATCGTGACCCACTCCGGGCTCCCCCAGGACGCCGACGACGTCTCGGCGCAACAGATCCCGGGAGACATCGGCGCCACGTGCCTGTACGCCGTCTACGATCCCGTCTCCCGCATCTGCTCGCTGGCCCGCGCCGGCCACCCGCCTCCAATCCTGGTCGGGCCGGACGCGACGGCCCGCGTCGTGGAGCTGCCAGCCGGCCCTCCCCTCGGCCTGGGCAGCCTGCCCTTCGAGGCGGCGGAGTTCACGATGCCCGAAAACAGCGTGCTGGCACTGTTCACGGACGGTCTCATCGAGAGCCGCCATTACGACCTCGACGAAGGAAACCGCATCCTGTGCCGGGCACTCGCCCGGCCACAACCCTCACTCGAAGCCCTCTGCGACACCGTCCTGGACACCCAACACCTTGCGGTCGACGGCGACGACGTCGCCCTGCTGCTGATCCGCGCCCGGGCCCTCGGCCCGGAAAGCCTGGCCACCTGGGACCTGCCCAGTGATCCCGCGATCGTCGCTAAGGCCCGCAAACGCACCTGCGACCGTCTCACCGAATGGGGGCTCGACGAGGCGTCGCTCGTCACGGAACTCGTCGTCAGCGAGCTGGTCACCAACGCCATCCGCTACGGCACCGGCCCGATCCGACTGCGGCTGATCAAGGACCGGACACTCACCTGCGAGGTGTCCGACGGCAGCAGCACCAGCCCTCACCTGCGCAGGGCCCGGCTGACCGACGAGGGCGGCCGCGGCCTGCTGCTGGTCGCCCAGCTCACCGAAAGGTGGGGCACTCGCCATACGCCTGCGGGCAAGACCATCTGGGCCGAACAGCTCCTCCACACCGCCTGAGCGGACGCCTGCCCCGCGGCGCGACCAAGACCGGGGATCGGGGATCGGGACAGACGCTGCCCCATTCACGGCGGAACCACAGCCTGGGTCGGCTTGTCGTCCGGGGGATGCGGTGGATCCCCTTGACGTCGCACCAGCCCACCCAGGGGACGTTGCTTCAGTCGCGGATCGGCTCCCATTCCCGATCAACCGCGGGACGGCAGGAGCGGGTACTCACACCACCCGCAGTCGAGGAAACGAGCGGCGAGAGTGCTTCCAGCGCTTTCGGATCGACCGTCAGACCCGGCCGTGGCCGGACATGGGCGACGACGGCTTCTCCCCATTTCTCGTCGGGGACGCCGATCACAGCGGTCCCAAGGACCGACAGGTCACCGGCCAGCACATCCTCGACCCCTCGGGGTAGGAAGCCGCCACATACCAGCTGTTGCGAAGCTACGCCGTTGTCGGCGATGACCTCGATCGGCTTTCCGGCAAACGAGGGCGCGCCCGTCGCGTCATCGCCCTTTGGGTCCGACGATCAGAACAGGCCGTTGTCGTGCGGCAGGGTGTCCGGGATGGCGAGGACGATGTCCCAATGCTCGACGATCTTGCCGTCGGCGACACGGAACAGATCGTTCCGCTGCGGTCGAGGGCCATCTCGACACGCCGCACTGCGGGGCGGTCATCTGCGTGTCGCACCCTTACCGAGCGGCGTCAACAAGGGGACAGCTCGTACATGTACTTCAGAGTGCTTCGGAGTCCGCCGGGTTCTGACACAGATTGGACGCCTGTTCGCTCGTGGCAACGCCACCGCATGGGGCCCTCAAGCCGAAATACGGGCCAGCCAACCCTGCGCTTCGGCTCATCACGCGCCGTCGACAGCAGCTGGGTGGTTCTCGATCCATGCGAGCCCTCCAAGGTCCAGCTGGCGCCGAGCGCGAGTGACGGCGACGTAGGCGAGGCGTGCGTCCGTATCGCTCACGGGTTCCGGGATCGGGCGGCCGCCGTCGTCGAGCTGGTCACTGTCCGGCGGCGGGGGAAAGTCGTCCGCGATTCTGACTTGCCCGCGCCGGCCTGCAGCACCAGGTGGTGGCCGTCGCGGAAGGTGTCCACGGCATGGGCCTGTTCGTCAGTGGGTGTATGCAACAAGAGCTCCGCGGTGGATGGGGTCAAGGGGTCACGTGAGAGCGGTTCGGCCGACAACCGTCCGCGTCGCGCGAGAGCGGCGACGTGGGGTGTCGGCGGTCGAGCAGGATGCGGGCCGCGCAGGCAAGCACGTCTTCGGGGGCGTGATGGACGATGAGGCCCTGGAGCTGCGCGGTCAGTTGCCGGGTGCGGCCCCACTCGTCCCGTTCCATTGCCGCTACGACGGTCCGGCCGATGAAGTCTCCGGGCTTCTGCCCCTGAGCTGCCGCGGCCTGCTTGATCACCGAGCGCATGGCGCGGGTGAGGGCAAGGTTGAGCAGGACGTGACCTGATCCATCGGGGTAGTGGGTCGTCAGGACGTCGATGGGCAGTAGCCGATCAAGTTCGTGGCGAACAGACCGCAGCGCACGTCCCGGCGACTTTGGCCCGGCGAACAGCCATCAGGCGGGTGCGGTCGACGTTCGCCGCGAGCGGCACGGCTCGGCAGGCCCTGTCAAGCTCTCCGCCGGTGGGCGGCCTGGTCAGGACGGGCTGCAGCACCCAGCGCCTGGTCGCGTCGATCAACCAGCTCCGCACCCCAGCCAACCGCAAGGGCGGCAAACGCGAACTCCTGCGCCGTCTCGAAACGTACTCCGACCTCCTCGCCACCGCCTGCGACCGGCCCGTTGCCTCGCTACAGACTGGCAGCCTCGAAATCGACCTCCCAATTCCTCACTCCCAACAAGCAGCGGGGAGGCCGCCTCGTGCTCCGGCACCGGATCGCACGCTACGCCGTACGACTCGGTGCCGCGTACGACTCTGCCAGCCTCGCCCTCCCGTAGAGCTCGGGCATCGTCAAGGGCCACGTCAACCGCAAGACCACCATGCGACAGAGGTACAGCCGAGCCTCGTTCCGCCTCCTCCGCACCCTGTTCCTTCTCCGATCATGACCTGGGGGGACCAAGATGCCGGTGACGTGGTGGGCGACGAAGTCGTGCAGGTCGGCGGCGATCGCCAGGCGCTCCTCGCGGCGGGTCTCGCTGACGGCGACGGTGCAGCGGTAGTCGACGGAGCACAGGTAGGCCGCAAGGCCGGCCACCAGACCGATGAGGACCAGGCCGCCGACCATGAAGCCGAGGGTGCCGCCGTCCTTGAGCGAGTGCGAGTAGCGGACCGGCGTGAGCAGCAGGGCGACGCCGTTCAGCGTGCCGCACACCACGGCCCACAGCGGCCTGCAGTGCCGTACGGCGATGAAGAGCAGGGACAGCAGGATCGCGATCTCGCCCGGGGTGGACAGGGCCTGCGGCCCGGCGAGCAGCGTGCCCACCGAGTAGAGCAGGGACCACAACGCCGTTACGGCGGTGCGCAGTTGGAGGGTGAGCCAGGCGGGGTGCCGCTCGGCCGGCCACAGGACGGCGACGAGTCCGACCAGGAGCAGTACGACCGTCGTCCGTACGTTCTCGTCGGCGTTGGCCACGTTCACGACGTCGGCCACCGCCGCCTGACGCAGACGGGCGGCGAGGGCGCCCCGAGGATCGGGCTCGCGCCGTTCAACATCCGGGACGCCGGCGACCTCAGTATCGGCCGCCGCCTCAGCCCCGCACGGCCCAGTTGCGCTGACCCTGAGGAATTAGCAGGTCAGCGGGCCTAGGAAGCCAACAAGCCAAGCCCATCGCGCGTCAGGCCAAGCGCTCCGTTCAGTGCCGACTATCCCGCTTTTATGCCAACTGAAAAGCCTCGTCACAGCAGGCTAACGCCGCACCCGCGGCATCCCCAGCCCGATCCACGAGATGATCTCCCGCTGGATCTCGTTGTTGCCGCCGCCGAAGGTGAAGATCACGGCGGAACGGTAGCCGCGTTCGAGCTCGCCGTGCAGGACGGCCCCCGCGGAGCCCTCCTGGAGTGCGGCGGGGGCGGCGACGATCTCCATCAGCCAGGCGTAGGCGTCCCGGCGGGCCTCGGAGCCGTAGACCTTGACGGCGGACGCGTCCTGCGGGGTGAGGGTGCCGTTCTGGAGGGCGCCCACCATCTGCCAGTTGAGGAGCTTGAGGGCGTCGAGCTTCACGTGGGTCCGGGCGAGCCGGCGGCGCACCCAGGGCAGGTCGACGACCCGGCGGCCGTCGGCGAGTTTGGTCTCCGTCGCCCAGCGCTGCACGTCGTGCAGGGCTCGGATGGCCATGGTGCCGTGCGCGGCGAGGGTCACGCGCTCGTGGTTGAGCTGGTTGGTGATCAGCCGCCAGCCCTGGTTCTCGGCTCCGACGCGTCGGGTGACGGGGACGCGGACGTTCTCGTAGTAACTGGCGGTGGTGTCGTGGGAGGCGAGGGTGCGGATCACCGTGCAGGAGTAGCCGGGGTCGGTGGTCGGGACGAGGAGCATGGTGATGCCCTTGTGCGGCGGCGCCTCGGGGTCGGTGCGCACGGCGAGCCACACCCAGTCGGCGGTGTCGCCGTTGGTCGTCCAGATCTTCTGCCCGTCGACGACGTATGTGTCGCCCTCCCGGACCGCGCGGGTCTTGAGGGCGGCCAGGTCGGTGCCCGCATCCGGCTCGCTGTAGCCGATGGCGAAGTCGATCTCGCCGGCGAGGATCTTCGGCAGGAAGTACGCCTTCTGATCGTCGGTGCCGTACCGCATGATCGTCGGTCCGACCGTGTTCAGCGCCATCAGCGGCAGGGGTACGCCGGCCTGGGCGGCCTCGTCGAAGAACACGAACTGCTCGATCGGGGTGAGGCCGCGGCCGCCGTACTCCTTGGGCCAGCCGACGCCGAGCCATCCGTCCGCGCCGAGCCGCCGGATGGTCTTGCGGTAGAAGCGTTTGGCGGCGACGGGGTCGGTGTGCCGGGCGTAGGCGTTGTCGGGCACCAACTCGGCGAAGTATGCGCGCAGTTCGGTGCGCAGCCGTAGCTGCTCGGGCGTGTGGTCGAGGTGCACGGCGCCTCCTGGCTCCCCAAGGCCGGTGTCCTGACGGCGCACACCGTAGAACGTGTTTCAGAAATTGGGAATGGCGGGGCGCCAAGAGGTGCGGGAAGGATGTCCTCCCATGACGCTTGAAGAACTCAAGGCGCTGCTCAGGCGGGCGGGGCTCGAGATCGCGGAGCCCTGGTGGGCCGCGGGGCCGTTGCCACTCCGGGAGGCATGGCGCCGGATCGCCTCGGGAGAGACCGCGCCGACGGTCACCGTCCGGGGGGACCGGGCCGCCGAGGTCAACGTGCAGTGGTATCGGATCGCGGTGGAGACCGGCCTGTTCGACGCTGACGGAACGTTCCTCATCGTCATGGAGGGCCCCGGGCAGCGGACCTGGGCGCGCGTTCGACTCGCACCCGGCTGGGACTTCGCGGGCGTACTGGGCGAACTGCCTGACGGACGGCCGAAGTTCGTCGCCATGGCGGTCGACGGGGACACCGTGCTCGGCGTGACCGGCACGGCGGAGGAGGTCCGGATCACGGTCGTGGACCGGATCGCCGAGCGGCTCGACTCCGAGGCTCGGGCGGCCGTCCAGGAGACTCCGAGCGAGCGGGCTCAGGCCTGGGAGTCGCTGTTCGAGGAGGCCTCGGCGAGCCTGTGCCGGCACTGGGCCAACGGCCTCAGCGGCAACCCGGCCGCCCCCGAGGACGTACGGGTGGCTCTGCTGGACGCGACGAGGTACCCGCTGTACCGGGCCGAGTCGGCGGCGGTGGTGGAGGCGGCCATGGCCCGCACCGACTGGGGGACGCGCGAGACGCTGGCCGAGTACCAGCCGAACCTCACGCCGGAGCAGCGCAGCCGCATGATCCTCTCCGAGGAGGAGCCCGGGCGCCGGGCGGGGCTCGTCTGGATCGCCTCGCGGCGGGGAGTGGAACTTCCCGCCGTCACCTGCGAGCGGCTCGCGGCCGACCCCTCCGCTCTCGTCCGTGCGGAGGTGGCGGGACTACTCTGCCTGCCGGTCCCGGTGCTGACGGCCCTGGCCACCGACTCCCACGCGTCCGTGCGGGCCGCGGCCTGCGGGCCCGCCTGGCCGCACCTGGACGACCGGGCGCGCGAGGGCCTGCTGGCCGACCCCGACGGCAGTGTCCGTACGGCCGCGTTGCTGAGGCGCCACGAGGACCATCCGATGCCCTGGTCCGTGTTCGAGGCGCTGGGCCTCCCGGCCCGGGCGGTGGAGTGCTGCCGGCTGGAGCCCGAAGTCGCCGAGCGACTCGCCCGCGAGGACGCCCCGGGCCGGCGCCGCTCCCTTGCCCGCAACCCGCACCTGGACACCGGCCTGGTCCTGCGCCTCGCCGACGACCCCGACGACGACGTCCGCTTCCAGGCGTCGGTGCACCCCGGCCTCACCGAGGAGGAACGCGCCCGCGTCGACTTCCCGATCGACCAGGGACTCATGCGCAATGACCTCGCCTGGGTGGTGGCGCTCCACGACGTTCCCGACGCCATGCGCCGCCTGGCCGCCTCCGCCCACCCCGCGATCCGCCGGAGCGTCGCCCGTGCCCGGCGCCTCCCGCCGGACGTCGTCGAGCGCCTGGCCAAGGACGAGGACCGGGTCGTCCACCTCTTCCTCACCGAGTCCTGCGACGACGCGCCCTCTCAGACGCTGCTGTCGGTGTGGCGCTGGTGGACCGGCAGCCTCAGCCACCCGGACCGACCGCACGGCCACCCCAACTTCCCCCGCACCGGCCTGCTCCGGTACGCCGACGACCCGAGTCCGCGGATGCGCCGGCTGGCCCTGGACGACCCTGACGCGACGGCCGAGCTGGTCGAGCGGGCCTGCCGGGACAGCGGCGAGGAGGTCAGAGCGCGGGCCGCGGGCGACCCCCGTCTCTCCGCCGTCTCGGCGGTACGGCTGCTGAGCGACCCGGACAGCACCGTCCGGCACTCGGCCGTCCGGCACCCGGGCCTGCCCGCACGGGTCCTGGTGGGACTGCTGCGGGACACCGAGACCGCGGAGCAGGCGGCACGGCATCCGGGACTGCCCCTGCCGGTCATCCGCCGGATGCTGCACGAGATACGGGAGCGAGGCGTCGCATGACGAGCCGGCTCGGACCGGCGTCGCGCGAAGCCGGACCGGCGTCGCGACGAAGTTCAGACCAGCGTCGCGATGAAGTCCGTGCAGGTTTCGGCGCAGGCACGGCAGGCGGCCGCGCTCTCCTCGGTTCCCGGATACTTGTCGAAGACGTGGGCGCACTCAAGGCAGACGGTCCGGCACCACTCCAGTTGGGCGCGGATGCCGGCCTCGTCCATGCTCGTGTCCTCGGACAGCACTCGGCAGGTCGCGTCGCACACCTCCGCGCACATGATGCCCTTGCGTCGCACGGGTTCCTGATGTTCGGTCCCGTCCGGTTCCACGAGGCTCGCGCGCAGCGCACAGGCTCGCGCACACTCGGTGCACGCCTGGGCGCATGCGAAGCGGTCCTCCAGGAACCGGAAGAGCTCCTGTTGGGATGTCGTCGAAGTCACCTCTGGCGGGTAGCCGGGACCGGCGGCGCCAAACCCACCCGATCGCTCCGGCGACTTTCGCCGAACGCCGTGCGCGAAGGGTCACGGACAGAGAGTCACGAACCTGGAATGGCGGGTTCATGACCCGTTGGTGGGGTATTCGCCTGATATGACTACCACCGCAAGCCTGCAGCTGGCCGCCGCGAGCGGCTTGCTCAGCCTTGGGCTGTTCGTGGTCGGCCTGGCCGTCGTGGCTGTGCTGGCCGGCAGCTTCTGGCTGGGCGCGCGTATCAAGTCGCGCGAGCCGGCCCGGCCGCGCCCCGAGGAACAGCCGCACCTCCCTCCCGGTGGCGCGGTGCACGAGGTCCGCGAGAACCGGGAGCCCGACGAGGTGCCTCGGATGCCGGAAGGCGGCCGTCCTCTCACGCCGTACGAGCTGACCAACATGCAGACCCGGCCGAGCGCGGACAAGAAACGGCCGCGCTGGAGCCGTGGCAGCAGTGGCTCGTTCGGCGGGGGCGGTCTGGGCGCCCACTGAACCGGCGCCGGACGACTCCGTCCTCATCCCCCCATCCCCCCATCCCCCCGCTGCCCCCCTGCTCCTCCTGCTCCTCCTGCCCCTCCTGCTGCTCCCCGGCCCTGCAGGCCCTCAGGTCTGCAGGGCCCTTCGGGTCACCGTGAGGGCCCGATCCGCGTAAGGGCGTCCGAACTGCACGACGTGCACGAGCAGCGGAAAAAGCTGGTGCAAGCCCACCCGTTCGGACCGGCCCTCGGCCAGTGGCACGGCCTCGGACAGCGGGCCAGTACCTGGTCCAGGTGGGAAAAGGACGCGGCATCGCGAGGTCCGTCTCGCGGTGGCCGCCGGTCGATGAGCCGGGCGTGGCCGTCCGCCCCCGAAGCACAGTGCCGTTCCACAGGTCGCCGTGCAGACGCGCGGGTCGTTCGGGCGGTCCGGCCAGGTCGGGCAGGCGCGCGCAGAGGTGCTCGATCTCGGACGTTCCCGACGGGGCGAGGCCCCGGTGGGGCGGGCCGCCGCGGCGCCGGCGGACGACGGTCGCGCGACGGACCGCTCGGCGCACGCACGAGCGGAGGTCGGTTGCCTGGTGGCGGCGGTGACACATGGGCACGTCGACCAGCGCACGGCCGTGTACGTCGCCCAAGTGCCCGCACCGCGGCGGGGCTTCCGGTCGGCCGGCGTTGTCCGCGGGGGCCGCTGTCAGGCGCCGACGTAGGCCGCGAGGTGCTCGCCGGTCAGGGTGGACCGGGCGGCGACGAGGTCGGCGGGGGTGCCCTCGAAGACGATCCGGCCGCCGTCGTGGCCGGCGCCCGGGCCGAGGTCGATGATCCAGTCTGCGTGCGCCATCACCGCCGGGTGGTGCTCGACGACGATGACCGACTTGCCGGAGTCGACGAGCCGGTCGAGCAGGCCGAGCAGTTGCTCGACGTCGGCGAGGTGGAGGCCGGTCGTCGGCTCGTCGAGGACGTAGACGCCGCCCTTCTCCGCCATGTGGGTGGCCAGCTTGAGCCGCTGCCGCTCGCCGCCGGAGAGCGTGGTGAGCGGCTGGCCGAGGCTGAGGTAGCCGAGCCCGACGTCGGCGAGCCGGTCCAGGACGCGGTGCGCGGCCGGCGTGCTCGCCTCTCCGGCGCCGAAGAACTCCTCGGCCTCGGTCACCGACATCGCGAGCACCTCGCTGATGTCGCGGCCGCCGAGGTGGTATTCGAGGACCGACGCCTGGAACCGCTTGCCCTCGCACTCCTCGCAGGTGGTGGCTACGCCCGCCATCATCGCCAGGTCGGTGTAGACGACGCCGGCGCCGTTGCAGGTGGGGCAGGCGCCCTCGGAGTTGGCGC
Coding sequences within it:
- a CDS encoding AMP-binding enzyme, coding for MLAGDLSVLGTAVIGVPDEKWGEAVVAHVRPRPGLTVDPKALEALSPLVSSTAGGVSTRSCRPAVDREWEPIRD
- a CDS encoding PE-PGRS family protein, coding for MTLEELKALLRRAGLEIAEPWWAAGPLPLREAWRRIASGETAPTVTVRGDRAAEVNVQWYRIAVETGLFDADGTFLIVMEGPGQRTWARVRLAPGWDFAGVLGELPDGRPKFVAMAVDGDTVLGVTGTAEEVRITVVDRIAERLDSEARAAVQETPSERAQAWESLFEEASASLCRHWANGLSGNPAAPEDVRVALLDATRYPLYRAESAAVVEAAMARTDWGTRETLAEYQPNLTPEQRSRMILSEEEPGRRAGLVWIASRRGVELPAVTCERLAADPSALVRAEVAGLLCLPVPVLTALATDSHASVRAAACGPAWPHLDDRAREGLLADPDGSVRTAALLRRHEDHPMPWSVFEALGLPARAVECCRLEPEVAERLAREDAPGRRRSLARNPHLDTGLVLRLADDPDDDVRFQASVHPGLTEEERARVDFPIDQGLMRNDLAWVVALHDVPDAMRRLAASAHPAIRRSVARARRLPPDVVERLAKDEDRVVHLFLTESCDDAPSQTLLSVWRWWTGSLSHPDRPHGHPNFPRTGLLRYADDPSPRMRRLALDDPDATAELVERACRDSGEEVRARAAGDPRLSAVSAVRLLSDPDSTVRHSAVRHPGLPARVLVGLLRDTETAEQAARHPGLPLPVIRRMLHEIRERGVA
- a CDS encoding ferredoxin, which codes for MTSTTSQQELFRFLEDRFACAQACTECARACALRASLVEPDGTEHQEPVRRKGIMCAEVCDATCRVLSEDTSMDEAGIRAQLEWCRTVCLECAHVFDKYPGTEESAAACRACAETCTDFIATLV
- a CDS encoding SpoIIE family protein phosphatase; amino-acid sequence: MPRTDGQSGRRIRRLDEAHPVESVTIAVTDGDTRVAYWSREAQELLGYTSAEIIGRPLDDLLSADGTTLRHRDGSLLDTQVHLSPLLGATQQQSFLVTTIASPGTGKLQDLMWWLLEQQSPALSIYDREGRLLWSNEAARQAVGLAQSEVRGRRPTEVLQGPAFEELERRILRVGETGEPEYTELVVALPREPRAHAWTADVFPLKDAGGRVHAVGLVGNDYSEQHQSRERMALLSEARTRIGASLDVAGTAQELVDVTVTVSHFADFVSVDLLEDVFRGALPGPGPRTGPLSLRRAAQGGVRPLPPDAAPAVGAIHAHPQSSPIVRCQVTGRTVLAYIQDPDIERWLAKNPVHAAYAHALGTHSLLAVPVRARGVILGTALFLRHAASPDPFTSDDVTVIEDLVAKAAVCLDNARRFTHERGIALALQRSLLPGRPTLHPAVETASRYVPAGGSAGVGGDWFDVIPLPGARVGLVVGDVVGHGISASATMGRLRTAVRTLADIDLAPDELLTHLDDIVTHSGLPQDADDVSAQQIPGDIGATCLYAVYDPVSRICSLARAGHPPPILVGPDATARVVELPAGPPLGLGSLPFEAAEFTMPENSVLALFTDGLIESRHYDLDEGNRILCRALARPQPSLEALCDTVLDTQHLAVDGDDVALLLIRARALGPESLATWDLPSDPAIVAKARKRTCDRLTEWGLDEASLVTELVVSELVTNAIRYGTGPIRLRLIKDRTLTCEVSDGSSTSPHLRRARLTDEGGRGLLLVAQLTERWGTRHTPAGKTIWAEQLLHTA
- a CDS encoding acyl-CoA dehydrogenase family protein; the protein is MHLDHTPEQLRLRTELRAYFAELVPDNAYARHTDPVAAKRFYRKTIRRLGADGWLGVGWPKEYGGRGLTPIEQFVFFDEAAQAGVPLPLMALNTVGPTIMRYGTDDQKAYFLPKILAGEIDFAIGYSEPDAGTDLAALKTRAVREGDTYVVDGQKIWTTNGDTADWVWLAVRTDPEAPPHKGITMLLVPTTDPGYSCTVIRTLASHDTTASYYENVRVPVTRRVGAENQGWRLITNQLNHERVTLAAHGTMAIRALHDVQRWATETKLADGRRVVDLPWVRRRLARTHVKLDALKLLNWQMVGALQNGTLTPQDASAVKVYGSEARRDAYAWLMEIVAAPAALQEGSAGAVLHGELERGYRSAVIFTFGGGNNEIQREIISWIGLGMPRVRR
- a CDS encoding TetR/AcrR family transcriptional regulator is translated as MGRPLRADAARTVRAILGAAEQVLAKDPAASMEQIAEEAGVARTTVHRRFANRQALIEALAASAKRQLLEGVEDAHMDTAPPLVALHRVTANVLRIKSAWPFTLGHPLADSPLTAVIWSEVNAGALEFFARAQHEGLLAPDTDLMWARRVYYALVDEAQHGGGADLDPDQVRQNADALATLVVDTFLRGTGPHS
- a CDS encoding DUF6479 family protein, yielding MTTTASLQLAAASGLLSLGLFVVGLAVVAVLAGSFWLGARIKSREPARPRPEEQPHLPPGGAVHEVRENREPDEVPRMPEGGRPLTPYELTNMQTRPSADKKRPRWSRGSSGSFGGGGLGAH